A genomic segment from Mauremys mutica isolate MM-2020 ecotype Southern chromosome 26, ASM2049712v1, whole genome shotgun sequence encodes:
- the PER1 gene encoding period circadian protein homolog 1 isoform X6: MFSLRRLRPALPLAPNPAPPRGPGRVPGSPPIMSTGCELGPAPFEGGSVGGAGAPRRGRAADDMDANSNGSSGTESHGRDSLRSDRSSSGNGKDSAVLETTASSKSTNSQSPSPPSSSVAYSLLSTSSEQDNPSTSGCSSEQSARVKTQKELMKALKEMKIRLPSEKRGKGQSGTLASLQYALACVKQVQASHDYYQQWAVAGSQPCPLDAATYTGAELEAMTAEYTLKNPDTFAVAVSFVTGKILYISDQAASVLHCKRDVFTGAPFADFLAPQDVSIFYGSTAPCHLPSWSACTSATPAAVDYTQEKSVFCRISGGRGRGRELSYAPFRLTPYLAKVRPAAGAEGQPCCLLVAERIHSGYEAPRIPPDKRIFTTRHTPSCLFQDVDERAAPLLGYLPQDLIGTPVLFYLHPEDRPLMLAIHKKILQCGGQPFDHSPLRFCTRHGEYVTVDTSWSSFVNPWSRKVSFVMGRHKVRTGPLNEDVFTAPKALKMRPPEPDVQELSEQIHRLLLQPVHGNGSVGLCSRASNASHEPFLSAASSSDSNGLPAEETPAQRPMTFQQFCKDVHMVKNQGQQVFIESRTKPPAAQPPSAGQSPGPPLVPGLETPQDGDGPGREAPCEAPLGPGQVVSSEESGRKEPSSYSYQQINCLDGIIRYLESCTVPSRVKRKCGSSSYTGSSNSDDDKQRAAGSAKDAAEETLPSRSRREEEAPAPAAGPALAPLALPSKAESVVSLTSQCSFSSTIVHVGDKKAPESDTAMLEEGPAPPDREQYRRVGLTTEVLCVHTQQEEQAFLTRFQELSRLHVFDAPAGRRRREGPCAEPGHRGPRRGAGRRGKSKAKRVKQHQASDSTGSPPGPWPPSPPCCPSSRPASRPPPPTSPPPGGPRGDPGAPQLRPAPALLPGPLWGALRPPPARPPRGLALRHPRAARLAPLRLPLQLPAPARPPADGGGPQGGRAAGGAPRPGGRDGWRW; the protein is encoded by the exons GTTCAGCCTCCGACGCCTCCGCCCGGCTCTGCCTCTCGCCCCGAACCCTGCACCTCCCCGCGGCCCGGGGCGcgtccccggctcccccccgATCATGAGCACCGGCTGCGAGCTGGGCCCGGCCCCCTTCGAGGGGGGGAGCGTGGGCGGGGCCGGCGCCCCCCGGCGAGGCCGGGCCGCCGACGACATGGACGCCAACAGCAACGGCTCCAGCGGCACCGAGTCCCACGGGCGGGACTCGCTGCGCAGCGACCGCAGCAGCAGCGGGAACGGCAAGGACTCGGCCGTGCTGGAGACCACCGCGAGCAGCAAGAG caccaACTCCCAGAGCCCGTCTCCCCCCAGCAGCTCCGTCGCCTACAGCCTGCTGAGCACCAGCTCCGAGCAGGACAACCCCTCCACCAGCGGCTGCAG CAGCGAGCAGTCCGCGCGGGTGAAGACCCAGAAGGAGCTGATGAAGGCGCTGAAGGAGATGAAGATCCGGCTGCCCTCGGAGAAACGCGGCAAGGGCCAGTCGGGCACCTTGGCCTCCTTGCAGTACGCGCTGGCCTGCGTCAAGCAGGTGCAAG ccagccACGACTACTACCAGCAGTGGGCCGTCGccgggagccagccctgccccctggacgCGGCCACGTACACCGGCGCCGAGCTGGAGGCCATGACCGCCGAGTACACCCTCAAGAACCCC gacaCGTTCGCCGTGGCCGTCTCCTTCGTCACCGGCAAGATCCTCTACATCTCGGACCAGGCCGCCTCCGTCCTGCACTGCAAGAGGGACGTCTTCACGGGGGCCCCCTTCGCCGACTTCCTGGCCCCCCAGGACGTCAGCATCTTCTACGGCTCCACCGCCCCCTGCCACCTGCCCTCCTGGAGCGCCTGCACCTCGGCCA CTCCGGCCGCCGTGGACTACACCCAAGAGAAATCGGTCTTCTGCCGGATCAG TGGAGGCCGCGGCCGCGGGCGGGAGCTCTCCTACGCCCCCTTCCGGCTCACCCCCTACCTGGCCAAGGTGCGCCCCGCGGCCGGCGCCgagggccagccctgctgcctgctCGTCGCCGAGCGCATCCACTCGGGATACGAAG ctcccCGGATCCCGCCCGATAAACGGATCTTCACCACCAGACACACGCCCAGCTGCTTGTTCCAGGACGTGGACGAGAG ggctgccccccTGCTGGGTTACCTCCCCCAGGACCTGATTGGCACCCCCGTCCTCTTCTACCTGCACCCGGAGGACAGGCCGCTCATGCTGGCCATCCACAAAAAAA ttcTCCAGTGCGGCGGGCAGCCCTTCGACCACTCCCCGCTCCGCTTCTGCACCCGCCACGGCGAGTACGTCACCGTCGACACCAGCTGGTCCAGCTTCGTCAACCCCTGGAGCCGCAAGGTCTCCTTCGTCATGGGGCGCCACAAAGTCCGCAC GGGTCCCCTCAACGAAGACGTCTTCACGGCCCCCAAGGCGCTGAAGATGCGGCCGCCGGAGCCCGACGTCCAGGAGCTCTCGGAGCAGATCCACCGGCTGCTGCTTCAG cctgtgcaCGGCAACGGCTCCGTGGgcctctgcagcagggccagcaACGCCTCCCACGAGCCGTTCCTGAGCGCGGCCTCCTCCAGCGACAGCAACGGCCTCCCCGCCGAGGAGACGCCGGCCCAGCGGCCG ATGACCTTCCAGCAGTTCTGCAAGGACGTGCACATGGTGAAGAACCAGGGCCAGCAGGTGTTTATCGAGTCCCGCACCAAGCCGccggctgcccagccccccagcgcaGGTCAGAGTCCTGGCCCCCCCCTCGTTCCAGGCCTGGAGACGCCCCAGGACGGCGACGGGCCAGGCAGGGAGGCCCCGTGTGAGGCGCCGCTGGGCCCGGGCCAAGTGGTCTCGTCCGAGGAGTCCGGCAGGAAGGAGCCGTCCAGTTACTCCTACCAGCAGATCAACTGCCTGGACGGGATCATCAG GTATCTGGAAAGCTGCACCGTCCCCAGCCGGGTGAAGCGGAAGTGTGGCTCCTCCTCGTACACCGGCTCCTCCAACTCCGACGACGACAAGCAGCGGGCGGCCGGCTCGGCCAAAG ATGCGGCGGAGGAAACGCTGCCGAGCCgctccaggagggaggaggaggcgccCGCCCCGGCGGCGGGACCCGCGCTGGCCCCGCTGGCTTTGCCCAGCAAAGCCGAGAGCGTGGTGTCCCTGACCAGTCAGTGTAGCTTCAGCAGTACCATCGTCCACGTGGGAGATAAGAAAGCCCCGGAGTCGG ACACGGCGATGCTGGAGgagggccccgcgccccccgACCGGGAGCAGTACCGCCGCGTGGGGCTCACCACGGAGGTGCTGTGCGTGCACACCCAGCAGGAGGAGCAGGCGTTCCTCACCCGCTTCCAGGAGCTCAGCCGCCTCCACGTCTTCGACGCGCCGGCCGGGCGCCGCCGGCGGGAGGGGCCGTGCGCCGAGCCAG GgcaccgcgggccccggcgcggCGCCGGCCGGCGCGGCAAATCCAAGGCCAAGCGCGTCAAGCAGCACCAGGCGTCCGACAGCACCggctccccgcccggcccctggCCCCCTTCCCCGCCGTGCTGCCCGTCTTCCCGCCCAGCCAGCCGCCCACCGCCCCCCACTTCCCCGCCCCCTGGTGGCCCCCGTGGTGACCCTGGTGCTCCCCAACTACGTCCTGCCCCCGCCCTACTTCCCGGCCCCCTTTGGGGAGCCCTTCGGCCCccgccggcccggcccccccgaGGCCTCGCGCTCCGCCACCCCCGAGCGGCCCGACTCGCCCCCCTTCGACTCCCGCTGcagctccccgctccagctcGACCTCCTGCAGATGGAGGAGGCCCCCAAGGCGGCCGAGCGGCAGGAGGCGCCCCGCGGCCCGGCGGGCGGGACGGCTGGCGCTGGTGA
- the PER1 gene encoding period circadian protein homolog 1 isoform X3: MHPGALGSREEPAGRGGVCSADKRQHPRDVPLSLFSLRRLRPALPLAPNPAPPRGPGRVPGSPPIMSTGCELGPAPFEGGSVGGAGAPRRGRAADDMDANSNGSSGTESHGRDSLRSDRSSSGNGKDSAVLETTASSKSTNSQSPSPPSSSVAYSLLSTSSEQDNPSTSGCSSEQSARVKTQKELMKALKEMKIRLPSEKRGKGQSGTLASLQYALACVKQVQASHDYYQQWAVAGSQPCPLDAATYTGAELEAMTAEYTLKNPDTFAVAVSFVTGKILYISDQAASVLHCKRDVFTGAPFADFLAPQDVSIFYGSTAPCHLPSWSACTSATPAAVDYTQEKSVFCRISGGRGRGRELSYAPFRLTPYLAKVRPAAGAEGQPCCLLVAERIHSGYEAPRIPPDKRIFTTRHTPSCLFQDVDERAAPLLGYLPQDLIGTPVLFYLHPEDRPLMLAIHKKILQCGGQPFDHSPLRFCTRHGEYVTVDTSWSSFVNPWSRKVSFVMGRHKVRTGPLNEDVFTAPKALKMRPPEPDVQELSEQIHRLLLQPVHGNGSVGLCSRASNASHEPFLSAASSSDSNGLPAEETPAQRPMTFQQFCKDVHMVKNQGQQVFIESRTKPPAAQPPSAGQSPGPPLVPGLETPQDGDGPGREAPCEAPLGPGQVVSSEESGRKEPSSYSYQQINCLDGIIRYLESCTVPSRVKRKCGSSSYTGSSNSDDDKQRAAGSAKDAAEETLPSRSRREEEAPAPAAGPALAPLALPSKAESVVSLTSQCSFSSTIVHVGDKKAPESDTAMLEEGPAPPDREQYRRVGLTTEVLCVHTQQEEQAFLTRFQELSRLHVFDAPAGRRRREGPCAEPGHRGPRRGAGRRGKSKAKRVKQHQASDSTGSPPGPWPPSPPCCPSSRPASRPPPPTSPPPGGPRGDPGAPQLRPAPALLPGPLWGALRPPPARPPRGLALRHPRAARLAPLRLPLQLPAPARPPADGGGPQGGRAAGGAPRPGGRDGWRW, from the exons AtgcaccctggagccctgggcagccGGGAGGAGCCGGCCGGCCGTGGCGGGGTGTGCAGCGCCGACAagaggcagcaccccagagacGTGCCGCTGTCGCT GTTCAGCCTCCGACGCCTCCGCCCGGCTCTGCCTCTCGCCCCGAACCCTGCACCTCCCCGCGGCCCGGGGCGcgtccccggctcccccccgATCATGAGCACCGGCTGCGAGCTGGGCCCGGCCCCCTTCGAGGGGGGGAGCGTGGGCGGGGCCGGCGCCCCCCGGCGAGGCCGGGCCGCCGACGACATGGACGCCAACAGCAACGGCTCCAGCGGCACCGAGTCCCACGGGCGGGACTCGCTGCGCAGCGACCGCAGCAGCAGCGGGAACGGCAAGGACTCGGCCGTGCTGGAGACCACCGCGAGCAGCAAGAG caccaACTCCCAGAGCCCGTCTCCCCCCAGCAGCTCCGTCGCCTACAGCCTGCTGAGCACCAGCTCCGAGCAGGACAACCCCTCCACCAGCGGCTGCAG CAGCGAGCAGTCCGCGCGGGTGAAGACCCAGAAGGAGCTGATGAAGGCGCTGAAGGAGATGAAGATCCGGCTGCCCTCGGAGAAACGCGGCAAGGGCCAGTCGGGCACCTTGGCCTCCTTGCAGTACGCGCTGGCCTGCGTCAAGCAGGTGCAAG ccagccACGACTACTACCAGCAGTGGGCCGTCGccgggagccagccctgccccctggacgCGGCCACGTACACCGGCGCCGAGCTGGAGGCCATGACCGCCGAGTACACCCTCAAGAACCCC gacaCGTTCGCCGTGGCCGTCTCCTTCGTCACCGGCAAGATCCTCTACATCTCGGACCAGGCCGCCTCCGTCCTGCACTGCAAGAGGGACGTCTTCACGGGGGCCCCCTTCGCCGACTTCCTGGCCCCCCAGGACGTCAGCATCTTCTACGGCTCCACCGCCCCCTGCCACCTGCCCTCCTGGAGCGCCTGCACCTCGGCCA CTCCGGCCGCCGTGGACTACACCCAAGAGAAATCGGTCTTCTGCCGGATCAG TGGAGGCCGCGGCCGCGGGCGGGAGCTCTCCTACGCCCCCTTCCGGCTCACCCCCTACCTGGCCAAGGTGCGCCCCGCGGCCGGCGCCgagggccagccctgctgcctgctCGTCGCCGAGCGCATCCACTCGGGATACGAAG ctcccCGGATCCCGCCCGATAAACGGATCTTCACCACCAGACACACGCCCAGCTGCTTGTTCCAGGACGTGGACGAGAG ggctgccccccTGCTGGGTTACCTCCCCCAGGACCTGATTGGCACCCCCGTCCTCTTCTACCTGCACCCGGAGGACAGGCCGCTCATGCTGGCCATCCACAAAAAAA ttcTCCAGTGCGGCGGGCAGCCCTTCGACCACTCCCCGCTCCGCTTCTGCACCCGCCACGGCGAGTACGTCACCGTCGACACCAGCTGGTCCAGCTTCGTCAACCCCTGGAGCCGCAAGGTCTCCTTCGTCATGGGGCGCCACAAAGTCCGCAC GGGTCCCCTCAACGAAGACGTCTTCACGGCCCCCAAGGCGCTGAAGATGCGGCCGCCGGAGCCCGACGTCCAGGAGCTCTCGGAGCAGATCCACCGGCTGCTGCTTCAG cctgtgcaCGGCAACGGCTCCGTGGgcctctgcagcagggccagcaACGCCTCCCACGAGCCGTTCCTGAGCGCGGCCTCCTCCAGCGACAGCAACGGCCTCCCCGCCGAGGAGACGCCGGCCCAGCGGCCG ATGACCTTCCAGCAGTTCTGCAAGGACGTGCACATGGTGAAGAACCAGGGCCAGCAGGTGTTTATCGAGTCCCGCACCAAGCCGccggctgcccagccccccagcgcaGGTCAGAGTCCTGGCCCCCCCCTCGTTCCAGGCCTGGAGACGCCCCAGGACGGCGACGGGCCAGGCAGGGAGGCCCCGTGTGAGGCGCCGCTGGGCCCGGGCCAAGTGGTCTCGTCCGAGGAGTCCGGCAGGAAGGAGCCGTCCAGTTACTCCTACCAGCAGATCAACTGCCTGGACGGGATCATCAG GTATCTGGAAAGCTGCACCGTCCCCAGCCGGGTGAAGCGGAAGTGTGGCTCCTCCTCGTACACCGGCTCCTCCAACTCCGACGACGACAAGCAGCGGGCGGCCGGCTCGGCCAAAG ATGCGGCGGAGGAAACGCTGCCGAGCCgctccaggagggaggaggaggcgccCGCCCCGGCGGCGGGACCCGCGCTGGCCCCGCTGGCTTTGCCCAGCAAAGCCGAGAGCGTGGTGTCCCTGACCAGTCAGTGTAGCTTCAGCAGTACCATCGTCCACGTGGGAGATAAGAAAGCCCCGGAGTCGG ACACGGCGATGCTGGAGgagggccccgcgccccccgACCGGGAGCAGTACCGCCGCGTGGGGCTCACCACGGAGGTGCTGTGCGTGCACACCCAGCAGGAGGAGCAGGCGTTCCTCACCCGCTTCCAGGAGCTCAGCCGCCTCCACGTCTTCGACGCGCCGGCCGGGCGCCGCCGGCGGGAGGGGCCGTGCGCCGAGCCAG GgcaccgcgggccccggcgcggCGCCGGCCGGCGCGGCAAATCCAAGGCCAAGCGCGTCAAGCAGCACCAGGCGTCCGACAGCACCggctccccgcccggcccctggCCCCCTTCCCCGCCGTGCTGCCCGTCTTCCCGCCCAGCCAGCCGCCCACCGCCCCCCACTTCCCCGCCCCCTGGTGGCCCCCGTGGTGACCCTGGTGCTCCCCAACTACGTCCTGCCCCCGCCCTACTTCCCGGCCCCCTTTGGGGAGCCCTTCGGCCCccgccggcccggcccccccgaGGCCTCGCGCTCCGCCACCCCCGAGCGGCCCGACTCGCCCCCCTTCGACTCCCGCTGcagctccccgctccagctcGACCTCCTGCAGATGGAGGAGGCCCCCAAGGCGGCCGAGCGGCAGGAGGCGCCCCGCGGCCCGGCGGGCGGGACGGCTGGCGCTGGTGA
- the PER1 gene encoding period circadian protein homolog 1 isoform X2 — MSRGGSWTHKCVWAPFIIAARGLCKRGLGEGGRLSHCVTPSASGPRAPGECHGQEAPGAFRLGALCACCCSLALFSLRRLRPALPLAPNPAPPRGPGRVPGSPPIMSTGCELGPAPFEGGSVGGAGAPRRGRAADDMDANSNGSSGTESHGRDSLRSDRSSSGNGKDSAVLETTASSKSTNSQSPSPPSSSVAYSLLSTSSEQDNPSTSGCSSEQSARVKTQKELMKALKEMKIRLPSEKRGKGQSGTLASLQYALACVKQVQASHDYYQQWAVAGSQPCPLDAATYTGAELEAMTAEYTLKNPDTFAVAVSFVTGKILYISDQAASVLHCKRDVFTGAPFADFLAPQDVSIFYGSTAPCHLPSWSACTSATPAAVDYTQEKSVFCRISGGRGRGRELSYAPFRLTPYLAKVRPAAGAEGQPCCLLVAERIHSGYEAPRIPPDKRIFTTRHTPSCLFQDVDERAAPLLGYLPQDLIGTPVLFYLHPEDRPLMLAIHKKILQCGGQPFDHSPLRFCTRHGEYVTVDTSWSSFVNPWSRKVSFVMGRHKVRTGPLNEDVFTAPKALKMRPPEPDVQELSEQIHRLLLQPVHGNGSVGLCSRASNASHEPFLSAASSSDSNGLPAEETPAQRPMTFQQFCKDVHMVKNQGQQVFIESRTKPPAAQPPSAGQSPGPPLVPGLETPQDGDGPGREAPCEAPLGPGQVVSSEESGRKEPSSYSYQQINCLDGIIRYLESCTVPSRVKRKCGSSSYTGSSNSDDDKQRAAGSAKDAAEETLPSRSRREEEAPAPAAGPALAPLALPSKAESVVSLTSQCSFSSTIVHVGDKKAPESDTAMLEEGPAPPDREQYRRVGLTTEVLCVHTQQEEQAFLTRFQELSRLHVFDAPAGRRRREGPCAEPGHRGPRRGAGRRGKSKAKRVKQHQASDSTGSPPGPWPPSPPCCPSSRPASRPPPPTSPPPGGPRGDPGAPQLRPAPALLPGPLWGALRPPPARPPRGLALRHPRAARLAPLRLPLQLPAPARPPADGGGPQGGRAAGGAPRPGGRDGWRW; from the exons GTTCAGCCTCCGACGCCTCCGCCCGGCTCTGCCTCTCGCCCCGAACCCTGCACCTCCCCGCGGCCCGGGGCGcgtccccggctcccccccgATCATGAGCACCGGCTGCGAGCTGGGCCCGGCCCCCTTCGAGGGGGGGAGCGTGGGCGGGGCCGGCGCCCCCCGGCGAGGCCGGGCCGCCGACGACATGGACGCCAACAGCAACGGCTCCAGCGGCACCGAGTCCCACGGGCGGGACTCGCTGCGCAGCGACCGCAGCAGCAGCGGGAACGGCAAGGACTCGGCCGTGCTGGAGACCACCGCGAGCAGCAAGAG caccaACTCCCAGAGCCCGTCTCCCCCCAGCAGCTCCGTCGCCTACAGCCTGCTGAGCACCAGCTCCGAGCAGGACAACCCCTCCACCAGCGGCTGCAG CAGCGAGCAGTCCGCGCGGGTGAAGACCCAGAAGGAGCTGATGAAGGCGCTGAAGGAGATGAAGATCCGGCTGCCCTCGGAGAAACGCGGCAAGGGCCAGTCGGGCACCTTGGCCTCCTTGCAGTACGCGCTGGCCTGCGTCAAGCAGGTGCAAG ccagccACGACTACTACCAGCAGTGGGCCGTCGccgggagccagccctgccccctggacgCGGCCACGTACACCGGCGCCGAGCTGGAGGCCATGACCGCCGAGTACACCCTCAAGAACCCC gacaCGTTCGCCGTGGCCGTCTCCTTCGTCACCGGCAAGATCCTCTACATCTCGGACCAGGCCGCCTCCGTCCTGCACTGCAAGAGGGACGTCTTCACGGGGGCCCCCTTCGCCGACTTCCTGGCCCCCCAGGACGTCAGCATCTTCTACGGCTCCACCGCCCCCTGCCACCTGCCCTCCTGGAGCGCCTGCACCTCGGCCA CTCCGGCCGCCGTGGACTACACCCAAGAGAAATCGGTCTTCTGCCGGATCAG TGGAGGCCGCGGCCGCGGGCGGGAGCTCTCCTACGCCCCCTTCCGGCTCACCCCCTACCTGGCCAAGGTGCGCCCCGCGGCCGGCGCCgagggccagccctgctgcctgctCGTCGCCGAGCGCATCCACTCGGGATACGAAG ctcccCGGATCCCGCCCGATAAACGGATCTTCACCACCAGACACACGCCCAGCTGCTTGTTCCAGGACGTGGACGAGAG ggctgccccccTGCTGGGTTACCTCCCCCAGGACCTGATTGGCACCCCCGTCCTCTTCTACCTGCACCCGGAGGACAGGCCGCTCATGCTGGCCATCCACAAAAAAA ttcTCCAGTGCGGCGGGCAGCCCTTCGACCACTCCCCGCTCCGCTTCTGCACCCGCCACGGCGAGTACGTCACCGTCGACACCAGCTGGTCCAGCTTCGTCAACCCCTGGAGCCGCAAGGTCTCCTTCGTCATGGGGCGCCACAAAGTCCGCAC GGGTCCCCTCAACGAAGACGTCTTCACGGCCCCCAAGGCGCTGAAGATGCGGCCGCCGGAGCCCGACGTCCAGGAGCTCTCGGAGCAGATCCACCGGCTGCTGCTTCAG cctgtgcaCGGCAACGGCTCCGTGGgcctctgcagcagggccagcaACGCCTCCCACGAGCCGTTCCTGAGCGCGGCCTCCTCCAGCGACAGCAACGGCCTCCCCGCCGAGGAGACGCCGGCCCAGCGGCCG ATGACCTTCCAGCAGTTCTGCAAGGACGTGCACATGGTGAAGAACCAGGGCCAGCAGGTGTTTATCGAGTCCCGCACCAAGCCGccggctgcccagccccccagcgcaGGTCAGAGTCCTGGCCCCCCCCTCGTTCCAGGCCTGGAGACGCCCCAGGACGGCGACGGGCCAGGCAGGGAGGCCCCGTGTGAGGCGCCGCTGGGCCCGGGCCAAGTGGTCTCGTCCGAGGAGTCCGGCAGGAAGGAGCCGTCCAGTTACTCCTACCAGCAGATCAACTGCCTGGACGGGATCATCAG GTATCTGGAAAGCTGCACCGTCCCCAGCCGGGTGAAGCGGAAGTGTGGCTCCTCCTCGTACACCGGCTCCTCCAACTCCGACGACGACAAGCAGCGGGCGGCCGGCTCGGCCAAAG ATGCGGCGGAGGAAACGCTGCCGAGCCgctccaggagggaggaggaggcgccCGCCCCGGCGGCGGGACCCGCGCTGGCCCCGCTGGCTTTGCCCAGCAAAGCCGAGAGCGTGGTGTCCCTGACCAGTCAGTGTAGCTTCAGCAGTACCATCGTCCACGTGGGAGATAAGAAAGCCCCGGAGTCGG ACACGGCGATGCTGGAGgagggccccgcgccccccgACCGGGAGCAGTACCGCCGCGTGGGGCTCACCACGGAGGTGCTGTGCGTGCACACCCAGCAGGAGGAGCAGGCGTTCCTCACCCGCTTCCAGGAGCTCAGCCGCCTCCACGTCTTCGACGCGCCGGCCGGGCGCCGCCGGCGGGAGGGGCCGTGCGCCGAGCCAG GgcaccgcgggccccggcgcggCGCCGGCCGGCGCGGCAAATCCAAGGCCAAGCGCGTCAAGCAGCACCAGGCGTCCGACAGCACCggctccccgcccggcccctggCCCCCTTCCCCGCCGTGCTGCCCGTCTTCCCGCCCAGCCAGCCGCCCACCGCCCCCCACTTCCCCGCCCCCTGGTGGCCCCCGTGGTGACCCTGGTGCTCCCCAACTACGTCCTGCCCCCGCCCTACTTCCCGGCCCCCTTTGGGGAGCCCTTCGGCCCccgccggcccggcccccccgaGGCCTCGCGCTCCGCCACCCCCGAGCGGCCCGACTCGCCCCCCTTCGACTCCCGCTGcagctccccgctccagctcGACCTCCTGCAGATGGAGGAGGCCCCCAAGGCGGCCGAGCGGCAGGAGGCGCCCCGCGGCCCGGCGGGCGGGACGGCTGGCGCTGGTGA